Proteins encoded by one window of Mesorhizobium sp. INR15:
- a CDS encoding DUF4031 domain-containing protein has product MAVYVDAAIWKWVGHRWCHLMADDTDQLHSFAAQLGIKRSSYQGPPKTSAPHYDITGFERDRAVRLGAIECSREEIVAIFRRVRVPKGKIRS; this is encoded by the coding sequence ATGGCGGTCTATGTCGACGCGGCGATCTGGAAATGGGTTGGTCACCGCTGGTGCCATCTGATGGCCGATGACACTGACCAGCTGCACAGCTTTGCCGCGCAGCTCGGCATCAAGCGCTCGTCCTACCAGGGGCCGCCCAAGACATCGGCGCCGCACTATGACATAACCGGTTTCGAGCGTGACCGCGCCGTGCGGCTTGGCGCGATCGAATGCAGCCGCGAGGAGATCGTCGCGATCTTCAGGCGGGTGAGGGTACCCAAGGGGAAAATCCGGTCATGA
- a CDS encoding LysE family translocator codes for MTLTAFLAYCIAVTLAAATPGPAMFTVITNGVSHGFVRAFIAGVGVAAGDAVLVTLALLGLVALAQTFEWVFLLLKYAGAAYLIFLGVKMWRAAATQSSESQAPHGRLSRSFFLGASIALGNPKAILFHASIMPLILNLNTMTFADGLLVVAVVISVNILTMGFYAALAGRASGWFRTPRRMRLMNRFAGSAMIGTGALIAAR; via the coding sequence ATGACGCTGACGGCATTCCTGGCTTATTGCATTGCAGTCACGCTCGCCGCCGCGACGCCAGGACCGGCGATGTTCACGGTCATTACCAATGGCGTGTCGCATGGGTTTGTCCGTGCCTTCATCGCCGGCGTCGGTGTCGCCGCCGGCGATGCGGTGCTGGTCACCCTGGCGCTGCTCGGGCTGGTGGCGCTGGCGCAGACATTCGAATGGGTTTTTCTGCTGCTGAAATACGCGGGCGCTGCCTATCTCATTTTCCTGGGCGTCAAGATGTGGCGAGCCGCCGCCACGCAGTCGAGCGAATCGCAGGCGCCGCACGGCAGGCTGTCGCGGTCGTTTTTCCTCGGCGCATCCATTGCGCTTGGCAATCCGAAGGCGATCCTGTTTCACGCTTCCATCATGCCGCTGATCCTCAACCTCAACACCATGACCTTTGCCGACGGCCTGCTGGTGGTTGCGGTCGTGATCAGCGTCAACATCCTCACCATGGGTTTCTACGCTGCCTTGGCGGGGCGGGCTTCAGGATGGTTCAGGACGCCAAGGCGCATGCGGCTGATGAACCGGTTTGCCGGCAGCGCGATGATCGGCACCGGCGCGCTGATTGCCGCACGCTGA
- the rpsB gene encoding 30S ribosomal protein S2, which translates to MALPDFSMRQLLEAGIHFGHQTHRWNPKMAPYIYGARNNIHIIDLSQTVPLLHQALKQVSDTVAKGGRVLFVGTKRQASDIVADAAQRSAQYYVNSRWLGGMLTNWKTISNSIQRLRKLDEMLAGEAQGLTKKERLNLDREREKLDKALGGIKDMGSTPDLMFVIDTNKEAIAILEAKRLGIPVVAIIDSNCDPDKIDFPIPGNDDAARAIQLYCDLIAKAAIDGIARQQGALGVDIGASVEAPVEPALDPAPASEAPEA; encoded by the coding sequence ATGGCACTGCCTGATTTCAGCATGCGCCAGCTTTTGGAAGCTGGCATTCACTTCGGCCACCAGACCCACCGCTGGAACCCGAAGATGGCGCCGTACATCTATGGCGCCCGCAACAACATCCACATCATCGACCTCTCGCAGACCGTGCCTTTGCTGCACCAGGCGCTGAAGCAGGTTTCCGACACCGTCGCCAAGGGCGGCCGCGTGCTGTTCGTCGGCACCAAGCGCCAGGCGTCGGACATCGTTGCTGACGCGGCACAGCGTTCGGCCCAGTATTATGTCAATTCGCGTTGGCTCGGCGGCATGCTGACCAACTGGAAGACGATCTCGAACTCGATCCAGCGCCTGCGCAAGCTCGACGAGATGCTGGCTGGCGAGGCCCAGGGCCTCACCAAGAAAGAGCGCCTGAATCTCGACCGCGAACGCGAGAAGCTCGACAAGGCACTCGGCGGCATCAAGGACATGGGCTCGACGCCGGACCTGATGTTCGTCATCGACACCAACAAGGAAGCGATCGCCATTCTCGAGGCCAAGCGCCTGGGCATTCCGGTCGTTGCCATCATCGATTCGAACTGCGATCCGGACAAGATCGACTTCCCGATCCCCGGCAATGACGACGCGGCCCGCGCCATCCAGCTCTATTGCGACCTGATCGCCAAGGCTGCGATCGACGGCATCGCCCGTCAGCAAGGCGCGCTCGGCGTCGACATCGGAGCATCGGTCGAAGCTCCGGTTGAACCGGCGCTTGATCCGGCCCCGGCTTCGGAAGCTCCGGAAGCTTGA
- the tsf gene encoding translation elongation factor Ts, translating to MSISAAQVKELRDLTGAGMMDCKAALNETNGNMEEAVDWLRKKGISKADKKAGRTAAEGLIGIDAGVREAAVVEVNSETDFVARNAAFQEIVANVAKVALAYGGKTEAVAAAKYPGSDKSVADTIKDAVGTIGENMSFRRSAKLSVEHGAVANYVHNKVADGLGKLGVLVAIETTGNAEAANAFGRQVAMHVANSNPMALIAEEVDQAAVERERAIFADQARQSGKPEAIIEKMVEGRLRKFYEEVVLLKQAFVLNPDITVEQALKEAEKEIGAPAKITAYLRFALGEGIEKEETDFAAEVAAAVKK from the coding sequence ATGAGCATTTCAGCTGCACAGGTCAAAGAACTCCGCGACTTGACTGGCGCGGGCATGATGGATTGCAAGGCGGCACTGAACGAGACCAACGGCAATATGGAAGAAGCCGTTGACTGGCTGCGCAAGAAGGGCATTTCGAAGGCTGACAAGAAGGCCGGCCGTACGGCGGCTGAAGGCCTGATCGGCATCGACGCCGGCGTTCGCGAGGCCGCGGTCGTTGAAGTGAACTCCGAAACCGACTTTGTTGCACGCAATGCCGCGTTCCAGGAGATCGTCGCCAATGTCGCCAAGGTCGCGCTCGCCTATGGCGGCAAGACCGAAGCTGTCGCCGCCGCCAAGTATCCGGGCTCGGACAAGTCGGTCGCCGACACGATCAAGGATGCCGTCGGCACGATCGGCGAGAACATGAGCTTCCGCCGTTCGGCCAAGCTCAGCGTCGAGCACGGTGCTGTAGCGAACTACGTTCACAACAAGGTTGCTGATGGTCTCGGCAAGCTCGGCGTGCTGGTGGCGATCGAAACCACCGGCAATGCGGAAGCCGCCAACGCCTTTGGCCGGCAGGTTGCCATGCATGTCGCCAACTCCAACCCGATGGCGTTGATCGCGGAAGAAGTCGACCAGGCAGCGGTTGAGCGCGAGCGGGCAATCTTCGCCGATCAGGCGCGCCAGTCCGGCAAGCCGGAAGCGATCATCGAGAAGATGGTAGAAGGCCGCCTGCGCAAGTTCTACGAGGAAGTCGTGCTCTTGAAGCAGGCCTTCGTGCTCAACCCCGACATCACGGTCGAGCAGGCGCTGAAGGAAGCCGAGAAAGAAATCGGCGCTCCGGCAAAGATCACGGCCTATCTGCGCTTCGCTCTCGGCGAAGGCATCGAGAAGGAAGAGACGGATTTCGCGGCGGAAGTCGCGGCAGCGGTCAAGAAGTAA
- the pyrH gene encoding UMP kinase codes for MTVKPLYRRVLLKASGEALMGEQHFGIDVSVVDRIASDIAEARALGIEVGVVIGGGNIFRGVAVASKGGDRVTGDHMGMLATVINSLALRTSLNKIGVDAVVLSAIAMPELCESFSQRQATAYMNQGKVVIFAGGTGNPFFTTDSAAALRAAEIGADALFKGTQVDGVYSADPKKDPNATRYERISHAEVINKGLSIMDTAAIALARENNIPIIVYSIHEKGNFGDILRGGGRCTVVADE; via the coding sequence ATGACGGTTAAGCCCCTCTATCGACGTGTTCTGCTGAAGGCGTCGGGCGAAGCATTGATGGGCGAACAGCATTTCGGCATCGACGTATCGGTCGTCGATCGCATCGCCAGCGACATCGCCGAGGCTCGCGCCCTGGGCATCGAAGTCGGTGTCGTCATCGGCGGCGGCAACATCTTTCGCGGCGTCGCCGTGGCCTCCAAGGGCGGTGACCGTGTCACTGGCGACCACATGGGCATGCTTGCCACCGTGATCAATTCGCTGGCATTGCGCACCTCGCTGAACAAGATTGGTGTCGATGCCGTGGTGCTGTCGGCCATCGCCATGCCCGAGCTTTGCGAGAGCTTTTCGCAGCGCCAGGCAACCGCCTACATGAACCAGGGCAAGGTCGTGATCTTCGCCGGCGGCACCGGCAACCCGTTCTTCACCACTGATTCGGCCGCGGCGCTTCGCGCCGCCGAAATCGGCGCCGACGCGCTGTTCAAGGGCACGCAGGTCGACGGTGTTTATTCGGCGGACCCCAAGAAGGACCCGAACGCGACGCGTTACGAGCGCATCAGCCATGCTGAAGTCATAAACAAAGGCCTTTCCATCATGGATACGGCCGCGATAGCCCTTGCGCGCGAAAACAACATTCCGATAATCGTTTATTCGATCCACGAAAAAGGTAATTTCGGCGATATTCTGAGGGGTGGCGGCCGCTGCACGGTCGTCGCGGACGAGTAA
- the frr gene encoding ribosome recycling factor produces the protein MSGEYDDLKRRMDGAIAAFKHDLASLRTGRASGSLLDAIQVQAYGTSMPINQVANVSVPEPRMISVSVWDKSMVGAVDRAIRESNLGFNPIVDGTNLRIPLPELNEQRRKELVKISHTYAENARVAARHVRRDGMDFLKKAEKDGDISEDDQRKRSDQVQKLTDETISNIDHLLSDKEAEIMQV, from the coding sequence ATGAGTGGCGAGTACGACGATCTCAAGCGGCGCATGGATGGGGCAATCGCCGCGTTCAAGCATGATCTGGCTTCGCTCAGGACCGGTCGCGCTTCCGGCAGCCTGCTCGACGCGATCCAGGTTCAGGCCTATGGCACCTCGATGCCGATCAACCAGGTGGCCAATGTGTCGGTGCCGGAGCCACGCATGATCTCGGTGTCGGTCTGGGACAAGTCCATGGTCGGCGCGGTCGATCGCGCCATCCGCGAATCCAATCTCGGCTTCAACCCGATCGTCGATGGCACCAATCTACGAATTCCGCTCCCCGAACTCAACGAGCAGCGCCGCAAGGAACTGGTCAAGATCTCGCATACCTATGCCGAGAATGCCCGTGTAGCCGCGCGCCATGTGCGCCGCGACGGCATGGACTTCCTGAAGAAGGCGGAAAAGGACGGCGATATCAGCGAGGACGACCAGCGCAAGCGGTCCGACCAGGTTCAGAAACTCACCGACGAGACGATCAGCAACATTGATCACCTGCTTTCCGACAAGGAAGCCGAAATCATGCAGGTTTAG
- a CDS encoding isoprenyl transferase, which produces MATPAHVAIIMDGNGRWAKARGMPRLAGHRAGVEALRKTVRAAPGLGISFLTVYAFSSENWSRPKSEVSDLMGLLKLFIRRDLAELHQSGVRVRIIGDRAGLQADIRGLLDEAESLTAGNESLTLVIAFNYGGRDEIVRTARKLAEAVARGELDSEAITAESFAGALDTQGIPDPELVIRTSGELRLSNFLLWQAAYSELVFLPCFWPDFSREHLAEALRDFAGRERRFGGLGSQDVASRPAAG; this is translated from the coding sequence ATGGCAACGCCCGCGCATGTCGCGATCATCATGGACGGAAATGGACGCTGGGCCAAAGCGCGCGGCATGCCGCGGCTGGCTGGTCACCGCGCCGGGGTCGAGGCGCTGCGCAAGACGGTGCGCGCCGCACCTGGCCTCGGCATCTCCTTCCTGACGGTCTACGCTTTTTCATCGGAGAACTGGTCGCGGCCGAAATCCGAGGTCAGCGACCTGATGGGGTTGCTCAAACTGTTCATCCGCCGCGATCTCGCCGAACTGCATCAAAGCGGGGTGCGGGTGCGAATCATTGGCGACAGGGCAGGGCTGCAGGCTGATATCAGGGGACTGCTCGACGAGGCCGAATCGCTCACCGCCGGCAATGAATCTCTGACGCTGGTCATCGCCTTCAACTATGGCGGGCGCGACGAAATCGTTCGCACAGCGCGCAAGCTTGCCGAGGCCGTAGCGCGTGGCGAGCTCGACAGCGAGGCAATCACCGCCGAGAGCTTCGCGGGTGCGCTCGATACACAGGGCATTCCTGACCCGGAACTGGTCATCCGTACCAGCGGCGAGCTTCGGCTGTCCAATTTCCTGTTGTGGCAAGCCGCCTATAGCGAGCTCGTTTTCCTGCCTTGCTTTTGGCCCGATTTCAGCCGTGAACACCTAGCCGAAGCCCTGCGTGACTTCGCCGGCCGCGAGCGCCGTTTTGGTGGACTTGGCTCACAAGACGTCGCTTCGCGACCGGCGGCAGGATGA
- a CDS encoding phosphatidate cytidylyltransferase, translating to MSNLQLRVISALVLAIVALGLTWLGGLPFRLLSAAISAMIFYEWTRMSRPAGMAGLGFLPEVLVLIFIGTLIAGLPASALLPLLAVLVAITAVAAILRKATQWDASGLAYAAVSGLSLALLRDGDRSGLVAILFLFAVVWATDIFAYFVGRAVGGPKLAPSISPGKTRSGALGGAVGGVIAGLALAAAAGIGNLGVLGLVALLLSIVAQAGDLFESWVKRRHGKKDSGTLIPGHGGVMDRVDGLVAAAFALYVIGWISATADHPAHGLFPI from the coding sequence ATGAGCAATCTTCAGCTTCGGGTCATTTCGGCGCTTGTTCTTGCCATCGTTGCCCTTGGCCTGACCTGGCTTGGAGGCCTGCCGTTTCGCCTGCTTTCGGCGGCCATATCGGCGATGATCTTCTATGAATGGACGCGGATGTCCCGGCCCGCTGGAATGGCGGGGCTTGGTTTCCTGCCTGAAGTGCTGGTTCTGATTTTTATCGGGACGCTGATCGCCGGGCTGCCGGCATCCGCTTTGCTGCCGCTTCTCGCAGTCCTGGTCGCCATCACCGCTGTCGCCGCCATTTTACGAAAGGCGACGCAGTGGGATGCCTCCGGCTTGGCCTATGCAGCTGTTTCGGGCCTCTCTTTGGCGCTGCTGCGCGATGGCGATCGATCCGGCCTCGTTGCAATCCTCTTCCTGTTCGCCGTCGTTTGGGCGACTGACATTTTCGCCTATTTCGTCGGCCGCGCTGTCGGCGGCCCGAAGCTGGCGCCGTCGATCTCACCTGGCAAGACGCGCAGCGGCGCGCTTGGCGGCGCCGTTGGTGGCGTGATTGCAGGGCTCGCCCTGGCGGCCGCGGCGGGCATTGGCAATCTTGGTGTGCTCGGCCTTGTGGCTCTGCTGTTGTCGATCGTCGCGCAGGCGGGTGACCTTTTTGAATCATGGGTCAAGCGCCGGCACGGCAAAAAGGATTCCGGCACGCTGATTCCCGGACATGGCGGTGTCATGGACCGTGTCGACGGGCTTGTGGCGGCTGCTTTCGCCCTGTACGTCATCGGCTGGATTTCGGCGACCGCCGATCATCCGGCTCACGGACTGTTTCCAATTTGA
- the rseP gene encoding RIP metalloprotease RseP, whose amino-acid sequence MNEILHALFSTQGILLGTLVPFLFVLTVVVFVHEMGHYLVGRWCGIGVRAFSIGFGPELLGFNDSHGTRWKLCAIPLGGYVKFVGDMNATSSQPNSEDIEALTDEERKVAFHTQPIWKRAATVVAGPLFNFLLTIAVFAVLFSTYGRYVAEPMVAEVTAESPAAKAGILPGDRFVSVDGAKVETFADVQRLVSGRAGDSITFVMMRDGKEVTVTATPQLREQEDALGNKVKVAVIGVVNNKELGQPRLITYTPVGAVGAAIQETGHVIQRTGQFLQRFVVGREDKCQLGGPVKIADMAGKAAKLGFEWLVQLVALLSVGIGILNLLPIPPLDGGHLLFYGVEAVIRRPVSERMMEIAYRAGLLLVLCFMGFVFWNDLFGC is encoded by the coding sequence TTGAACGAGATTCTTCACGCGCTTTTCAGCACCCAAGGCATTCTGCTCGGCACACTGGTGCCGTTTCTGTTCGTGCTGACGGTGGTCGTGTTTGTCCACGAAATGGGCCACTACCTGGTCGGACGCTGGTGCGGCATCGGCGTCAGGGCCTTCTCGATAGGCTTTGGTCCCGAGCTCCTGGGCTTCAATGACAGCCATGGCACGCGCTGGAAGCTCTGCGCCATACCGCTTGGCGGCTATGTCAAATTCGTCGGTGACATGAACGCCACATCGAGCCAGCCAAACTCGGAAGACATCGAAGCGCTGACCGACGAGGAACGCAAGGTCGCCTTTCACACGCAACCAATCTGGAAGCGGGCCGCGACGGTGGTTGCCGGACCGCTGTTCAATTTCCTGCTGACGATCGCTGTCTTCGCGGTGCTTTTTTCCACCTATGGCCGCTATGTCGCCGAGCCCATGGTGGCGGAGGTTACAGCCGAAAGCCCGGCCGCCAAGGCAGGTATCCTGCCCGGCGACCGATTCGTCAGCGTCGACGGCGCCAAGGTCGAGACCTTTGCCGATGTTCAGCGCCTGGTTTCAGGCAGGGCTGGCGATTCGATCACCTTCGTCATGATGCGCGATGGCAAAGAGGTCACCGTGACCGCTACGCCGCAGTTGAGGGAGCAGGAGGATGCGCTTGGCAACAAGGTCAAGGTGGCCGTCATCGGCGTCGTCAACAACAAGGAACTCGGCCAGCCCAGGCTGATCACCTACACTCCGGTCGGGGCAGTTGGAGCGGCAATCCAGGAGACGGGGCACGTCATCCAGCGTACGGGGCAATTCCTGCAGCGTTTTGTTGTCGGCCGGGAGGACAAGTGTCAGCTCGGCGGCCCGGTGAAGATCGCCGATATGGCAGGCAAGGCGGCAAAGCTGGGCTTTGAATGGCTGGTGCAGCTCGTTGCGCTGCTCTCTGTCGGGATAGGCATTCTAAACCTTTTGCCGATTCCCCCCCTCGACGGCGGCCATCTCTTGTTCTACGGGGTTGAGGCCGTCATCCGGCGCCCGGTGTCGGAACGGATGATGGAAATAGCCTATCGGGCAGGCTTGCTTCTGGTGCTGTGCTTCATGGGTTTCGTTTTCTGGAACGATTTGTTTGGGTGCTGA
- the bamA gene encoding outer membrane protein assembly factor BamA, with product MKAASKFLSAASAVAMSAALVVPGTLAVQFVATSAAEAAVVSRVEVSGNQRVDADTIRNYITIKPGKSFSSSDVDGAVKALFGTGLFSDVQINQVGSTLIVKVAEYKVVNQVLFQGNKKLKDNALAAAVQLKPRGTFSQAAVDADVEAVKAAYKRIGRDDAAVTTQIMELGDNRVNVVFNINEGGRTQIASINFVGNSAYSSRRLSDVINTKRSSYLSFILRDDVYDEDKLRADQELLRRFYYNHGYADFQVVSAVGELDDATNKYTVTITVQEGDRYTFGDVSVESTIPEVDSKALESVVETQKGDVYNAKNVEDTIIALTEKVAGSGYAFAQVTPRGDRNFENHTISVVYTVDQGTKAYIERIEIRGNDRTRDYVIRREFDVSEGDAFNQVLIQRAKKRLEGLNYFDKVDISTVPGSQPDQVVLVVDVVEKSTGEFSVGAGYSTGGDTAGPSVEGSVSERNFLGRGQFIKLSAGGGKNSRDYSLSFTEPYFLGRRIAAGFDVFNQTRNYSNYDSETIGATVRFGLPITESISTQLAYNISQEKYKLDDGCMTSGVYDPLKCNVSTAILDGIAQSPWIKSSVSLGLVYNTIDDMKNPHEGIYATTTAEFAGLGGDAKYVKVTGRASVYQTLSEQLDLVGLVSGGAGVVQGYGGGDLRVFDHFQSTDRMIRGFAYGGIGPVALGGSGDHLGGTTYFNASAEAQFPLPVIPESFGLRGAVFADAATLYGNKVSGVDPSSTGMKLRASVGMGLMWASPFGPIRIDYAIPVRKEASDDVQEFNFGISTRF from the coding sequence ATGAAGGCAGCATCCAAGTTTCTGAGCGCCGCTTCCGCGGTGGCCATGTCTGCGGCTCTGGTCGTACCAGGCACGCTCGCAGTGCAATTCGTTGCCACATCAGCGGCCGAGGCGGCTGTCGTCTCCAGAGTGGAGGTAAGCGGCAACCAGCGTGTCGACGCCGACACCATCCGCAATTACATCACCATCAAGCCGGGCAAGTCGTTCTCCAGCTCCGATGTCGACGGCGCTGTCAAGGCACTGTTTGGCACTGGCCTGTTTTCGGATGTGCAGATCAATCAGGTCGGTTCGACGCTGATCGTCAAGGTTGCCGAATACAAGGTCGTCAACCAGGTGCTGTTCCAGGGCAACAAGAAGCTCAAGGACAACGCGCTGGCAGCGGCGGTTCAGCTGAAGCCGCGCGGGACATTCTCGCAGGCGGCGGTTGATGCCGACGTCGAGGCGGTCAAGGCCGCCTACAAGCGCATTGGCCGCGACGATGCCGCCGTGACCACCCAGATCATGGAACTGGGCGACAACCGCGTGAATGTTGTCTTCAACATCAACGAAGGCGGCCGCACTCAGATCGCTTCGATCAATTTCGTCGGCAACAGCGCTTATTCAAGCCGCCGCCTGTCCGATGTGATCAACACCAAGCGCTCGTCCTACCTATCGTTCATCCTGCGCGACGACGTCTATGACGAAGACAAGCTGCGCGCCGATCAGGAGCTGCTGCGCCGCTTCTATTACAATCACGGCTATGCCGACTTCCAGGTGGTTTCCGCTGTCGGCGAGCTTGACGACGCGACGAACAAGTACACCGTCACCATCACCGTTCAGGAAGGCGACCGCTATACGTTCGGCGACGTCAGCGTTGAGAGCACTATCCCGGAAGTTGACAGCAAGGCGCTGGAATCGGTGGTCGAGACCCAGAAGGGCGACGTCTACAACGCCAAGAACGTCGAAGACACCATCATCGCGCTGACCGAGAAGGTCGCGGGTTCGGGCTACGCTTTCGCCCAGGTGACGCCGCGCGGCGACCGCAACTTCGAGAACCACACGATTTCGGTGGTCTACACAGTCGATCAGGGCACCAAGGCCTATATCGAGCGGATCGAAATCCGCGGCAACGACCGCACGCGTGACTATGTCATCCGTCGCGAGTTCGACGTCAGCGAAGGCGACGCCTTCAACCAGGTGCTCATCCAGCGCGCGAAGAAGCGGCTTGAAGGCCTTAACTACTTTGACAAAGTCGATATCTCGACTGTGCCTGGCTCCCAGCCGGATCAGGTCGTGCTCGTTGTCGATGTGGTCGAGAAGTCGACCGGTGAATTCTCGGTCGGCGCCGGCTATTCGACTGGTGGCGACACGGCAGGCCCGTCGGTTGAAGGCTCGGTCTCCGAGCGCAATTTCCTCGGCCGCGGCCAGTTCATCAAGCTTTCGGCTGGTGGCGGGAAGAATTCGCGCGATTACAGCCTTTCCTTCACCGAGCCCTATTTCCTCGGACGGCGTATCGCTGCTGGATTCGACGTGTTCAACCAGACGCGCAATTACAGCAATTACGACAGCGAGACGATAGGCGCGACGGTACGCTTCGGTCTGCCGATCACAGAGAGCATTTCAACGCAGCTGGCGTACAATATCTCGCAAGAGAAGTATAAGCTGGACGATGGTTGCATGACCTCTGGGGTCTATGATCCGCTTAAGTGCAACGTTTCCACCGCCATTCTGGATGGCATTGCGCAAAGCCCGTGGATCAAGTCGTCGGTCAGCCTTGGGCTGGTCTACAACACCATCGACGACATGAAGAACCCGCATGAGGGTATCTACGCCACGACCACGGCTGAATTCGCCGGCCTCGGTGGTGATGCGAAATACGTGAAAGTCACCGGTCGGGCCAGCGTCTACCAGACGCTTTCTGAACAACTGGATCTGGTTGGTCTTGTGTCAGGTGGGGCAGGCGTCGTCCAAGGGTATGGTGGCGGTGACCTGCGTGTCTTCGATCACTTCCAGAGCACGGACCGCATGATCCGCGGCTTCGCTTATGGCGGTATTGGACCAGTCGCACTGGGCGGCAGTGGCGATCATCTTGGCGGCACCACCTACTTCAATGCTTCGGCGGAAGCCCAGTTCCCATTGCCGGTCATTCCGGAGAGCTTCGGCCTGCGCGGTGCGGTGTTCGCGGACGCGGCAACGCTTTACGGTAACAAGGTATCGGGTGTTGACCCGTCGTCGACTGGCATGAAATTGCGCGCCTCGGTCGGTATGGGCTTGATGTGGGCCTCGCCGTTCGGCCCGATCCGTATTGACTATGCGATCCCGGTCAGGAAAGAAGCGTCTGACGACGTGCAGGAATTCAACTTCGGCATATCGACCCGCTTCTGA